Proteins from a genomic interval of Cottoperca gobio chromosome 8, fCotGob3.1, whole genome shotgun sequence:
- the LOC115012749 gene encoding thiosulfate sulfurtransferase-like yields the protein MGLQAPTLVTAKWLANLVKSNLVGPRLRILDTSWYLPMMKRDAKKEFAQSHVPGASFFDIDECSDRDSKYDHMLPSEQFFADYVGNLGIGNDSHVVVYDASDFGAFSCTRVWWMFRLFGHPQVSVLNGGFRDWLKKGYTATGTYTRPEAATFTATMNRSWVRSFEDITDNIATQQFQVVDVRPHERFCGKAPEPREGVKPGHIPGSKCMPFLEFLDDDGMMLSKEKLKKFFEESKVDLNKPICGSCGSGVTACHMVLAAHLCGAPGATVYDGSWYEWFSKAPSEHVVSEVKRKL from the exons ATGGGGTTGCAAGCTCCAACACTTGTTACTGCTAAATGGCTCGCAAACTTGGTCAAGAGCAATCTTGTCGGACCGCGTCTGCGGATCCTGGACACGTCCTGGTACCTACCGATGATGAAACGAGACGCCAAGAAGGAATTCGCACAATCTCACGTCCCGGGAGCGTCTTTTTTTGACATCGACGAGTGCTCGGATAGGGACTCAAAATACGATCATATGCTCCCCAGCGAGCAGTTTTTCGCCGACTACGTAGGGAATCTGGGCATAGGAAATGATAGCCATGTAGTTGTTTACGATGCCAGTGACTTTGGAGCTTTTTCCTGCACCAGGGTCTGGTGGATGTTCAGGTTGTTCGGCCACCCTCAAGTGTCCGTGCTGAACGGGGGGTTTAGGGACTGGCTCAAGAAGGGTTACACAGCAACAGGCACGTACACTAGGCCTGAAGCAGCCACCTTCACCGCCACCATGAACCGCTCCTGGGTCAGGTCTTTTGAGGACATCACTGACAACATTGCAACACAGCAGTTCCAGGTGGTGGATGTCAGGCCCCATGAAAGGTTTTGCGGGAAAGCACCAGAACCAAGAGAGG GTGTCAAACCGGGTCACATCCCTGGCTCCAAATGCATGCCTTTCCTGGAGTTTCTCGATGATGATGGCATGATGCTGTCCAAAGAGAAGCTGAAGAAATTCTTTGAGGAGTCGAAGGTGGACCTGAATAAGCCAATCTGTGGATCGTGTGGCTCCGGTGTGACCGCCTGTCACATGGTGCTGGCTGCCCACCTGTGTGGCGCCCCTGGGGCGACTGTGTATGATGGATCCTGGTATGAGTGGTTCAGCAAGGCTCCGTCTGAGCATGTCGTCTCCGAGGTTAAAAGAAAGCTTTAA
- the mpst gene encoding 3-mercaptopyruvate sulfurtransferase, which translates to MAAQTRALVSCQWLVDAVKNNLVGPKLRLLDASWYLPKTKRNPRAEFAQKHIPGSSFFDIDDCCDKTSALDHMLPTSSHFSQYVGDLGIGNDTHVVVYDTSDFGSFGAPRLWWMFRLFGHSSVSVLDGGFRNWLAEGYPVTSDYSKPECREFKATVNQSWVKSYEDILENISTKQVQVVDARSAGRFRGTEPEPRDDTLPGHFPGTINMPFTSFLDASGKALGTEGLSKLFSQAGVDLEQPLWATCGSGVTACHVVLAAHLLGHPGVCVYDGSWSEWFKRASLEHIISEGEGKKV; encoded by the exons ATGGCGGCACAGACCCGTGCTCTGGTGTCCTGTCAGTGGCTGGTAGACGCTGTCAAAAACAATCTCGTCGGGCCCAAACTTCGCTTGCTCGATGCTTCATGGTACCTACCGAAAACGAAGCGGAACCCGCGGGCCGAATTTGCGCAGAAGCACATCCCGGGATCCTCGTTCTTTGACATAGACGACTGCTGTGACAAGACCTCTGCGTTGGATCATATGCTGCCAACTTCCAGCCACTTCTCCCAGTATGTAGGAGATCTGGGCATCGGGAACGACACGCACGTAGTTGTGTATGACACCAGCGACTTTGGGTCGTTCGGCGCCCCGCGGCTGTGGTGGATGTTCCGGCTGTTCGGACACAGTTCGGTGTCGGTGCTGGACGGGGGCTTCAGGAACTGGCTGGCTGAGGGCTATCCGGTGACATCTGACTACTCCAAGCCGGAGTGTAGAGAGTTCAAGGCGACTGTGAATCAGTCGTGGGTGAAGAGCTATGAAGACATTCTGGAGAACATCAGCACCAAGCAGGTCCAGGTTGTGGATGCCAGGTCAGCAGGAAGGTTCAGGGGGACTGAGCCGGAGCCCAGAGACG ACACGCTGCCGGGCCATTTCCCTGGTACAATCAACATGCCGTTCACTTCTTTCCTAGACGCCTCTGGAAAGGCGCTTGGGACTGAAGGCCTGTCCAAACTGTTCAGCCAGGCAGGGGTGGACCTGGAGCAGCCGCTCTGGGCTACCTGTGGGTCCGGTGTCACAGCGTGTCATGTTGTCCTGGCCGCTCACCTGCTCGGGCACCCTGGGGTGTGTGTTTATGACGGCTCCTGGTCTGAATGGTTTAAGAGGGCATCTCTAGAGCACATTATctcagagggagagggaaagaaggTATGA